Proteins encoded together in one Acidimicrobiales bacterium window:
- a CDS encoding ABC transporter ATP-binding protein produces the protein MREPGPMAGDRASALSVDRLTKCFGERVAFAEVSFEVSQGEVFGFLGPNGAGKTTTVRTLGTLIAPSSGSATVAGLRLSPENGVEIRRRIAIMPESPGLYLGLTVAENLACFADLYEVPDSRDRIGTALAAVKLSDRAGDRCGSLS, from the coding sequence ATGCGCGAACCTGGGCCCATGGCGGGTGACCGGGCCTCGGCGCTCTCGGTTGACCGGCTGACGAAGTGCTTCGGTGAGCGGGTGGCGTTTGCCGAGGTCTCGTTCGAGGTGAGCCAGGGCGAGGTGTTCGGCTTCCTCGGCCCGAACGGCGCCGGCAAGACGACCACGGTGCGGACCCTCGGCACCCTCATCGCCCCCTCGTCAGGCTCGGCCACCGTGGCCGGGCTCCGGCTCAGTCCCGAGAACGGGGTGGAGATCCGGCGGCGGATCGCGATCATGCCCGAGTCCCCCGGGCTGTACCTGGGCCTGACCGTCGCCGAGAACCTGGCGTGCTTTGCCGACCTCTACGAGGTACCGGACTCCCGGGACCGCATCGGCACGGCTCTGGCGGCGGTGAAGCTCTCCGACCGGGCCGGCGACCGGTGTGGATCGCTCTCC
- a CDS encoding SDR family NAD(P)-dependent oxidoreductase, whose translation MASEDPVRQRWAGGTAVITGAGGGIGGGMARTAAALGMSVVLADVDAGRIETLAAELAGSGVRAAAVQTDVTSYASVEHLADVAFDDVGDVRLVANNAGIEHVSLLWESPPAEWERLISVNLSGVYHGVRAFVPRLISAGRPATIVNTASIASFTSGAYQGMYQISKRAVLALSESLAADLETVHAPIQVSVAFPGAVDTPIFVRANEDGGPNAGTMMQTLRDLLADQGMDADRAGALILHEAGRGQRWISTHPGTAAAFARSALDRLGEIVAEVEAAVEVDQPGKA comes from the coding sequence GTGGCGAGCGAGGACCCGGTCAGACAACGCTGGGCGGGCGGGACCGCGGTCATAACCGGGGCCGGCGGGGGCATCGGGGGAGGGATGGCGCGCACGGCCGCCGCCCTGGGCATGTCCGTGGTGCTGGCCGACGTCGACGCCGGGCGGATCGAGACCCTGGCGGCGGAGCTGGCCGGTTCCGGCGTCCGGGCCGCGGCGGTGCAGACCGACGTCACCAGCTATGCCTCCGTCGAGCACCTGGCCGACGTGGCGTTCGACGACGTCGGTGACGTCAGGCTGGTGGCCAACAACGCCGGCATCGAGCACGTCTCCCTGCTCTGGGAGTCCCCTCCCGCCGAGTGGGAGCGGCTGATCAGCGTCAACCTGAGCGGCGTGTACCACGGGGTGCGGGCCTTCGTCCCCCGCCTGATCTCGGCCGGCCGTCCGGCCACGATCGTGAACACGGCGTCGATCGCCTCTTTCACGAGCGGCGCCTACCAGGGCATGTACCAGATCTCCAAGCGGGCGGTGCTGGCCCTGAGCGAGTCGCTGGCCGCCGACCTCGAGACCGTCCACGCCCCCATCCAGGTCTCCGTCGCCTTCCCGGGTGCGGTCGACACGCCGATCTTCGTGCGGGCCAACGAGGACGGCGGTCCGAACGCCGGAACCATGATGCAGACCCTGCGCGACCTGCTGGCCGACCAGGGCATGGACGCCGACCGGGCCGGTGCGCTCATCCTCCACGAGGCGGGCCGGGGTCAGCGCTGGATATCGACCCATCCCGGGACGGCAGCGGCGTTCGCCCGGTCGGCGCTCGACCGCCTGGGCGAGATCGTGGCCGAGGTCGAGGCCGCGGTCGAGGTCGATCAGCCCGGAAAGGCCTGA
- a CDS encoding AarF/UbiB family protein — protein MARLLVRHRGLVGTRRETELTPDADLEEAGRTLAADLEAMGPTFVKLGQLLSTRPDLLPDPYLDALSRLHDKVAPFPADQARAIFEDEVGAPASTTFSEFDDRPLASASIGQVHAARMRDGRRVVVKIQQPGVEARIQADIDALSSLAEAVDSHTDAGRHYGFAEMFSQFRRSLLDELDYRVEAANLVRMHRMLEDLGVVVPRPVEDFSSRRVLTMQRVEGRSVGDLGPLARTEIDGPDLADQLIRAYLEQVFAHGFFHADPHPGNVMVTDDGGLAIIDLGMVGRLAEPARGQLAKLVLAMDADRPSEVSDVLVEMGRPLDDFDEALLRRSVAEVVGRSVLQRPETRAGRVVMDLTQASAEAGLRPPPDLVMLGRTLLNLERVTYLLDPDFEPDQAVSRHAADIVRSQFGGGPRSAIAALVEARDFVEHLPGRVNRVMDALARGQFAVKVHAFDEAEMLSGLQKLANRLAMGLVISALLLGAALLMRVPSSPRLLGYPSVAIVCFIVAAVLGVGMVVSIVLADRHVRRRARRSRRN, from the coding sequence ATGGCCCGGCTCCTGGTCCGGCACCGGGGCCTGGTGGGCACGCGCCGGGAAACCGAGCTCACTCCCGACGCCGACCTGGAGGAAGCGGGCCGGACACTGGCCGCCGATCTGGAGGCGATGGGACCCACATTCGTCAAGCTCGGACAGCTCCTCTCGACCCGTCCCGACCTCCTCCCCGACCCCTACCTCGACGCCCTGTCCCGCCTGCACGACAAGGTCGCTCCCTTCCCGGCCGACCAGGCGAGGGCGATATTCGAAGACGAGGTCGGGGCCCCGGCCAGCACCACGTTCTCTGAGTTCGACGACCGGCCGTTGGCCAGTGCGTCGATCGGTCAGGTCCACGCCGCCCGCATGCGGGACGGCCGGCGGGTGGTCGTGAAGATCCAGCAACCGGGCGTCGAGGCCCGCATCCAGGCCGACATCGACGCCCTGTCGTCGCTGGCGGAGGCGGTCGACAGCCACACCGACGCCGGCCGTCACTACGGCTTTGCCGAGATGTTCTCCCAGTTCCGCCGCTCACTGCTCGACGAGCTGGACTACCGCGTGGAAGCGGCCAACCTCGTGCGGATGCACCGGATGCTGGAAGACCTCGGGGTGGTCGTCCCCCGCCCGGTGGAGGACTTCTCCAGCCGCCGGGTCCTCACCATGCAGCGGGTCGAAGGGCGTTCGGTGGGGGATCTCGGTCCGCTGGCCCGCACCGAGATCGACGGGCCCGACCTGGCCGACCAACTGATAAGGGCCTACCTCGAGCAGGTGTTCGCGCACGGCTTCTTCCATGCCGACCCGCATCCGGGAAACGTCATGGTCACCGACGACGGCGGTCTGGCGATCATCGACCTCGGGATGGTCGGCCGGCTGGCCGAGCCGGCGCGGGGTCAGCTGGCGAAGCTGGTCCTGGCGATGGACGCCGACCGCCCGAGTGAGGTCTCCGATGTCCTGGTCGAGATGGGAAGACCGCTCGACGATTTCGATGAGGCGCTGTTGCGGCGCTCGGTCGCCGAGGTCGTGGGGCGCAGCGTTCTCCAGCGACCCGAGACCCGGGCGGGTCGGGTGGTGATGGACCTCACGCAGGCGTCGGCGGAGGCGGGACTGCGGCCGCCCCCGGACCTGGTGATGCTCGGGCGGACGCTGCTCAACCTCGAACGGGTGACCTACCTCCTCGACCCCGACTTCGAGCCGGACCAGGCCGTCTCCCGCCACGCCGCCGACATCGTCCGATCCCAGTTCGGCGGCGGGCCGCGGAGCGCCATAGCGGCGCTGGTCGAGGCCCGCGACTTCGTCGAGCACCTTCCCGGGCGGGTCAACCGGGTGATGGACGCGCTGGCGCGGGGGCAGTTCGCGGTGAAGGTGCACGCCTTCGACGAGGCCGAGATGCTCTCGGGCCTCCAGAAGCTGGCCAACCGGCTGGCCATGGGCCTGGTCATCTCCGCCCTGTTGCTGGGCGCCGCCCTCCTGATGCGGGTGCCCAGCAGCCCGCGGCTGCTCGGCTACCCGAGCGTGGCCATCGTGTGCTTCATCGTGGCCGCCGTTCTCGGGGTGGGCATGGTGGTGTCGATCGTCCTCGCCGATCGCCACGTTCGCCGGCGCGCCCGGCGCTCCAGGCGGAACTGA